One window of Dechloromonas sp. ZY10 genomic DNA carries:
- the yidD gene encoding membrane protein insertion efficiency factor YidD, which produces MKPLLIALVRIYQYAISPLLGRRCRFFPSCSEYTVEAIQKHGAVKGGWLGAKRICRCHPWHPGGYDPVP; this is translated from the coding sequence ATGAAGCCGCTGCTGATCGCTCTGGTACGGATTTACCAGTACGCGATCAGTCCGCTGCTTGGCCGGCGCTGCCGGTTTTTCCCCAGTTGTTCGGAATATACGGTCGAGGCAATCCAGAAGCATGGCGCAGTAAAAGGTGGCTGGCTGGGGGCAAAACGCATTTGCCGCTGTCACCCGTGGCATCCGGGCGGGTATGATCCCGTTCCCTGA